The DNA segment TTGTAACAAACACTTGAATAAAAACTGATAGCTAAAGGAAATCTAGTATTTGCAACTTTCAATGTACCAGAGATCGAGGTGTGAAGGTagtcatcgtcatcatcatcggTCAATGCAGAAGATACAGCTGCTGTATTGCATTAACATTCACTTTTATGACCACGTAAAACCCCCAAAGAAATTGATTCTACACACGAAAACAAAGATGAAGCAACATAGCATGTAATATTGAAGAATTACCTTTTAGCTCTGACTCTACAATCAAGGCAAAGAGATTGCCAGCAGCATTTACACCTTCAGGAGGAAGCATTGATTTCCCACCAGAACTATCAAATGGCTGTATAAGAGTTAAACATTCTTTAGTTTCATTGCCAATCCCAAAAGCCTAAAAGCAGACATACCTACGATCTCATCATGACCAAATAGACAAACAATACTAACTAGTATCATCAGTAACAACGAATGAGCACTGGAATAATCTTGGCATAAACTCATACTCATAATATGCAAGCATTGGGCCATTGGGCCATTGGGCTCATTCACACATATGTAACAAGATACAACGTGCAAAGAGTAATAGATGTTTATTATAATGCATTTAAGAATGCATACCACAAGAAGGGCAGTCCATGTATCCAGCAAGATATCACGGGCCACCCAGCTCCATGTCTCCTCTTCAGTGTTACTCATCATAAGGGCTTTAATGACCTCACACATTAAGGTGGATAACAGGGTAAGAGCACCAAAAGGCCTGAACATCAATGCAAAAGGTTTAGTCAAAGATCATATCCCACATCTGTGAAAGGTGTATACCCCTCATAAAAATAACATCCTCAAGGAatgataaagaaagaaataagaattACAAAAGTAGTAAACTCTGTTACAAACCTTATGGACTTCAAGAGTTGATCAAACACAAAGGGAGTTGTTACATTTGCAATGGCCAACAATGCACGACAACCATCGAGCATCTCACTGAACATAACCAGAATGAAAATGAGTCATTGGGGTTGtatttacatatacatatatatggatGACAATTGAGATGATTTACAAGGATATGACCTTTCACTTTTTCCACATTCAATCGATTTTGAAACTGTATCAGGAGGATCAATCCAATCTATCATCCCTGAGAGCAGCTGCAGCAAATGATGTTCATGCATTTTCCCATTATCTACATCACCAAACCATTTATTCACTgaatcatttattttatattgcaGAATTGTTACTGGATGAAACTTAAAGCAAAACGTATCATTTGAACGTGATATAAACTTCCATTAATGAGATTACATAGTCAATTAACTTTTGAATGTATATTCAAGTAAAAATTTCAgcaaaaaatctaattttaaatagaATGTTGAAGCAAGCTTATTTGAACATCTCCTGGTAGTTACAATCCAAAAATGTGACAGAtagttgtttttcctttttttaaagcAGGATTATGCTCAGGTAGTCATCCAATCATTAAATGGCCTTTTTGAGTAAACCCCAatcccgtgcaccgcaccctcgggAGTTTTCCTGCACAGAACTGTTTAAATcactggcttttcaccagggggtgtggctctaaatgattgtttgcacccatgaggtattgaaccttggaccttaaGCTGAATGATatcccaagaccaaggccttcaccacttgggccaaccccttggggttattAAATGGCCTTTTTAATGAATCCAGAACAAACCCTGAGAAATGAATACCATATACACAACCCCACCCACTAGAACTATGTACCAGGTAATTGAAGGGAACTCCTAGTATGGAATCGAACCCAGGTTGTCAGTTTACAGCTCATCTCAAGTCCGCACTTTCACCACTAGGTTGCACCCTGATGCATCATTAAATGGCACATCACAAATTATACTCAGCTCATCCCAATCATTACTGACCCAAACTGGCTTAAGATTATACTCAGAAATTCAACACCATCACAAGTTTTGTTATTCAACTTCTAACATTTATTCCTTTCACTTCTCAAGATGCATGGCATTAGCAACCATTTCAAGCAGGTTTATCAAATGTGACACACTTTTACCATCAAATATTAACAAGTGGTGTCACTTTTTGGAGTTCAgggtgaaaaatatatttaaccctttgaaatttgaaagttcCTACTTCAAACATCCCAAAAGTACCTCAAGTATGAAttaatagtttttcttttttataagatgtgaatttacaaaattagggttttgaaaTATTCAGCCAGTTGAACTTATCTTATTTAAATAAGGGCATTGGTTGTCAACTAAAAGATCTTAGTCCTAACAACAAGAAATACATGAGTGGGAGAGAATGTTGTACCAGAAAGAAAAATGGTTCCTGTCAATGAGCAGAATTGCAAAATTAATTTACGAGCAGAGACTGCAATGGGGCAGTCAATCCAGTAACCTTCACACGAAAACTTCTGTCTAAGTGCTGCATATAAGCTCAGGAGCCACCCTATATGGCCACTTGAAATCAAAACATCACGCCAAGCAGGACCAGGCTACAAGCAGCACAAAAAAGAACCCAGAAAATGAAAACGACTAGAACATAAGGAGTTCAAAACTCTGGTCATGCCATTTAACAAAAGTTTGCATATGCCATAAATTGAAGATTATAGATAACACTTTATATACCATCAATGCTGTCTATAAAGCATTGGTGTGGACTGGACTATTATCTTGTTAAGATTGGCATCTTTTAAGTATTCTCTCGTTTTTCGTTTTTGGGAAAAGCATATTCAAGGAAATTTGTAAACAGAAATACTTTGCTATCTATTACAATGACACGACCACAATCTTCTATCTCGTATAAGTGCATTcacatgcattttgtttttttttttttttggggggggggggagggggggagagagagagagagagcccacTACCTGCACTAAGGTACACTCAGATCCCCTAGGTGAATCAGTATCATGCCTAGCTACAGCAGAGAAAACATTTATACTGGATTTCGTGCTGTTGCTGTTGTACCGAAAATCCCAGTTCAGGATCTGAAGCATGAGGCGCAATGCAGCATTACAAACTTTAACCTCCGGTACTTCAGAGTTGGATTCAATTATCCTATTTGTGACACTTATAGCAGCATTTCGAGCCCAGGTGTAGAACGTCTATCATTTATATCATACCAAAGCAACAATGACGAATGTCAGAAGAAAAAATTCACAACCATAATAGTACGTCCATTATAAACATCAGCTCATTTTGGTAGGAAAATTCCAGTTACAGAGAAACAATACCATGTGCTttaccataaaaataaaaaaataaaaataaataaaaataaaataaaataaaaattgaaaggaaaaaaatgcaaaccaaaattgaaagaacctttaaaaaatctatctctaatGACCTCCAGCATTGCTCATGAAACTCCCTAGGAAGGCCCATGGCACTTGAAGTAGACGGGGAAAATTCAGATACCTGAAAAGAAACATATTCAGTCCTAAGTCCAGTAACATGCCTGAATCAAAAACCCATCAGAAACTGCTTtccatataaaattatgataaactTTGAAAGTAACATGTACCAAAGATTCCAGAAAATTGACTCCAATGAACTGCACGTCTATCCCATGAATGCCAAGAATTGCCTGGTTTACCTGTGTTGTTTAAAATTTTAGGCATAATGAGAAAAGAGAAATGAAGGTAAAATAGCCCATCCAACCCATAAGAACTTCAAGTCCAGATGCTGCAGAGATGTCACTTCCAGATTATAGCTAAAATGAAATCTAtaatttgaaacaaaataacaaactaaaagagaaggaaaaaaaaaaaaaaagaggaaatttGTTAGCTCATCATGGAGTAACTAACTTAATAGAGAGGAGCCTCAGTGGAGGCAATTCTTCACACAAacctaaaaaaatattcatttaatacttttacagACCAAGAACCATGCTCATAACTGCTAATAGTTTTGTTAATTGGCTACGAAAGGAAAACATTATTGGTGGCAACTTGTGGCATAAACATGGATATGCAGCAGTAAGTGAAGGTCTATGGTAGTAACAGACCTCTACAAACAAGCTTCGAAATTTATCATGAAAGGATATTATTGTTAGAGAGCATAATTGTATTAAGTATGCTGTTaatgtttggaagatgattccctCTTGTCTCATGTGGTGTCTATGGCTTGAAAGGAACAGGAGATGCTTCGAAGACAAAGAACGATCATTGGAAGAACTTAAGGATTTCTTCTTTAGTACTTTGAGATGTGGGCTAAAGTTTTtgtaaaggaaaatattttccagtttctgttttagttttccttTTGTTCTTGGAAGTAGCAGGTATTTCCTTgatatacttcctatgtacttgggcttatgcctatttcttgggaataaaaccttttattacttatcaaaaaaaaaaagcataccCCATGAGGGTACAACCATCAAACAAAGCTTTAGTATATATATTGGAACAGTATGAAAGTGGGATAACTTGAAGCCGTCATTTTCGCTCGCTCTTCCTTCTTCCATGTCTCTTTCTAAACATAACTTTGACATGGCATCAAAGCAGGATTATGAGCTTCTCAATACCTTTGTTGCTAtcctttttattactatttgttTGTAAcccaaaaaaacaataatatctTCACATCGTGTTGGTAGTGTGACGGCACTAATGTCGTCGTTTCTTATTTGGTAAGGGCCAATTGTGCTCACCATCCCATTCTGTGGTGGCTGGTGGTGCGGCAGTGTCACCAGTGAGATGGGAACTGGTTTTGTTCAGAGTTACCCTATTCTTGAAGACTGCCAGCTGTGCCATTTGTGGACAGTAAAGTAACTCAAGGAGGCCATTTGGATGCAGGCTTCAAATATCCTGTCTTGGGCTGAGTTTGTTCTCAATTTGGATCAAGTATTCATTCCTTTCTGGAATAGAACTTGTTTGACAAAGGGAATATGGTAATTCCTATAAATTTTTAGTACATCCTTATTCTCATTTGAAATAGGATCCAATCTACTTTTCAAGTCAGTTCCAGTACATCCCAGATTCGTATCGGTGCAAATCCTATACATATGGATTCATGTTGGTTTGGAACTGATATTCAACAGTTCAAGCACAATAATTGCCAATATTCAGGCGAGACTTTCAGATACTAATCCAATACAAGCCGAAAAGTGGTTATTCAAGTCTGTTTCAAGTGTTTTTCCACATTTTCATACCTTTCAAATTGGACTTCTACTTTTCAAATTGGTTTCAAGcttgtttcttcaattttcaTACATATTGCATACTGTGTATTGGTTTGCAACTGGTTGTATTGGATTGTGTACTATTTTTGACCTCATGTCTACTACATATGAGTAGACATAAGGTCAAAAACTTGTTGCCTCCACAAATTGGGCGTAACCATGGATTGGGCATAACATTGAACTAGAATCCTAGTGTACTATTTCAAGCTGACAATATTGTCTGTTGTCAAAATCTTCCCAAGGGACAAGGATAAACAACTTAGCTATCTTCTCCTCGACGTTCAGATATGGCTAATTCCGGCGCTTCTCGCCAGAATTAACCTCGTCCTTTAGACATAAGGTCAAAAACTTATCGCCGGCAGACATGGATTAGGCATAACCCAGTTTGTGGGTTACGCCCAAGAATTTGTTTAAAGTCCACAAGGATTCTATGAAGTGGCCCAATCCATGGTTAAGCACTAGAATTCCTAACACCCACAAACTGGGCCACTGGATTCCAGCCATGTAAGCCATCCACTAGAACTCCAACCCCTCACCACTAGAGCACAATTGGCACCCCTCCCCCAATGCAACCAAACTTCCCCCTCCCAAAAACTCCTATTATTCTCAGACCTCTCTACTACCCACTCTCCCATTGTGGCTCAAATTCAACTCCCCATAGACTTATCTTCCCATGCACGCAAGCCCCATCTCCCCCTCACACTAAAACTTTTCTTTCACAGCCACTAAGATCAAATCTCTGTAGACTTCTACAACCCAAACTCCCCTTACTCACTGCAAAAGGCTTCCCTATAAAACTACTCCTCGCCTCTCTGTTCCCATGGTTTCTACAAGCTCAAGCAGCATATTCTCTACCCTTGTTCTCTTCCCCACGTCACGTTTCAGCTGATGCCCAGTGCACCACTAACAAATTCCACCAGAGCAAGCTGTCTTGCACGACCAACTCTCCCACGTTTGATACTCTCGCCAATGGAAGCCTAGCTGCGCATGTCACAAATTGCACCAAACTCCATCTTAAACCAGTCCTGAAAATGAACTCTCTTCCTCAAGACGGTACCAACCCGATGAAGTCAATGCTGCTCAGCCCCTGTTTTCCCCTCATTGAACCACAGAGTAGGAAAGCCCTCGTCCAACCACAACCAGTTGCACCTGTAAACTCCTCTCACAGCCTTTTCTCTTGTTTCTCAGTCACACCATACCAGCACCACAAAACCAAAGTTCAGTTGCACATTTCTGCAATAAGAAATCAGATGGGTCTTCTCTGTTCTATCTCTCCCTACTCTCTCACTTCATTGCCGTGGTGCCAAGAAccagcaacaaagaaacaaacaagCTTATGGCAGTCCCATTCTAGCTCTCGGCACCATCATGAAGACCAGACCGCAATACAACAGCCCAGTTGAAGACCCGAGAAACTCAGCCACTCTCCCTATATCTCATAaggtaactctctctctccctctcatttAGATTCCACCTAGCTCCTCATCTTTCAGTACCTTTTTCACTCCCTCAGTGAACTAGTTAAGCCTCTGGACCCAAATGTGTAGATGTAAGTTAGTGTATGGTAGTCATGCTATTTTATGGGTCCATACGGGTTATACTTTTTGGTCATGAGCTATGTTTATTTTTTGAGGTTAATAGTTGCACATAATAGTTATGGCTAATTTTGGGGTTAATTATGATGAGGGAGATATGTTCAAATGCTAGggatttgatgaataaaatggtTATGGATGGAATACAAGTTCTCGGTTTATGATAAATACTAGCCTTATTTTATAAGTGGATTAATATTATGAGATGCCAGCTTGCCAAAAATGTAGTTTGTTAATAGATGGTGAACGGGTTTATAAATCGGTGtgatattatgtatttattgaCTAGGTGATTATCAATGCATTAATTATTGCAAAAAGTTGCAAGGTAAGTAATGTGATCACACCATTCATTATCACCCATGTTGTCTAGGTTATGAGAGTATATATGATCATGTTTTTCAGGAATACATCTTTCCAAAGTGAAATCATGAATGTATGTTATAAATGAAAAGCTCATGCTCATGTCAAATTTTTTAGAGTATTATCATATGTAAAGCCTATTCATTGATAGCCCATTTTTATGTAACCTATAATTATGAAAGCACataaatgtaaatttatttgACTGCatgatgatattattattgaatgacTGAATGATTGACTGATTATTGATGATTGATGGAAgataaatgatgatgaatcaTGGTACCAATGGTTACGGGGCAGTTGGCAACACCAAGAGTGGCTCATTAGCAGTGCACCTAATGACAACCATCTCACTCAAGACCTATGGGTGGGCTCATGATTGTTGAGATCACCGACCCTAGCACACAGGAGTAATTCTGTGTGATAACAAATATGACAGATATGACGGTTATGACGGATTCATATGAGTAGTTCTATTTAAAGGCCTTTACACCACAAGCCATCCACATGGCATAATTTGTTTTGTAagattctaattttaaaatttatcttccaaatcaaattatgccacGTGGATGGTGTGTGGTGAAGGcatttaaatagaattattctaaaTTAAATGATTGAGgaatgtttatattttatattatgtatgatGATTTTAAGAGAAATTCTATAGTAAGTATTTTTACCGCatgatgtattatttatttagtattcgacttatttttatttaaaatgttttagagGTCCCTATTTAGCTATTTACTATTCGACTCATTTCTCATAGCTATTGAGGCGAACCAGCCTCTTCTAGCTAGATGTTACACCAAAACAGATAGGGAGTTTAAGAGACTTGCTTGCTCTATTAATTATGATGCTCAGGAAGGTAGTGTAAGTAGGTGAGATTGTGGTTAAAAGCGGATGGGTTTGTGGAGAAGGTGAGATTGTGGTGGTCCTCTTATGATTTTTCTGGCACGCCCAGTTGTGTGTTGGCTGGAAAGCTTAAAGCTTTGAAGAAAGATCTGAAATTGTGGAATGATGAAGTATTTGGGAAGATTGACGATCAGAGGAAGACTTTTTAAAGGAACTATCACACTTTGATGAGCAGGAGATTGCTGGGATTCTCACATATGTGGAGAAGGCAAGGAAGATTACAGTCATGACTGATCTGGAAAAACTTACTCTTTTGGAAGAGATTTCTTGATGACAAAAATAAAGGGCCCTTTGGCTAAAGGAAGGAGATAAGTGCACCAGATTTTTTCATAGAATGGCCAACTCTCATAGAAGATTTAATGCTATTAAGGTGCTGCACTCGGAAGGGAATATCCGTACAAACAGATCTGATATTGAGGAACACACTCTGCAGTTTTTGGATAACCTGCTTACAGGAGGGATTCCCTTGGAGGCCTAAGGTTGATGGGTTGGTATTTAACATGATTGATCAACTGTGTGCTGATTGGTTAGAAAGGACACTTTTAGAGGAAGAGGTTCTTGCCAATCTAATGAGCACAGTCATAGAAAAGATTATTTCAAAGCCgcaaaatgcttttgttaagGGGAGACAAATTCTGAATTCGGTCCTTATCGCCAATGAATGTTTAAATAGTAGAATTAGATCCAGCATCCCAGGTATACTTTGCAAACTTGACATGGAGAAGGCCTTTGATCATGTTCATTGGGATTTTTTACTTTACATTCTTGGTAGATTTGGTTTTGGGGAAAAGTGGTGCAATTGGATGAAGCATTGTATTACCACCACTAGATTTTCAGTGCTGGTCAATGGCACTCCTAAGAGTTTTTTCAACAGCTCTCGTggtttaagacaaggagatcctctatctccttttctctttgttttaattatggaTGTTTTGAGTAGAATGTTGAAGGCAGCAGTGAATGGATCTTTCTTGTCTGGTTTTTCAGTGGGCGGTTCATCCTTTGGGAGCGTCAATG comes from the Carya illinoinensis cultivar Pawnee chromosome 8, C.illinoinensisPawnee_v1, whole genome shotgun sequence genome and includes:
- the LOC122274215 gene encoding exportin-4 isoform X7, producing the protein MQGPGSNGLAQLQATMHAVELACTSIQMHINPAAAEATLLSLRSTPQPYQACQFILENSQVPIARFQAAAAIRDAAIREWGFLIADDKRSLISFCLCFVMQHASSPEGYVLAKVSSVAAQLMKRGWLDFTAVEKEAFFNQVNQAILGIHGIDVQFIGVNFLESLVSEFSPSTSSAMGLPREFHEQCWRSLEIDFLKTFYTWARNAAISVTNRIIESNSEVPEVKVCNAALRLMLQILNWDFRYNSNSTKSSINVFSAVARHDTDSPRGSECTLVQPGPAWRDVLISSGHIGWLLSLYAALRQKFSCEGYWIDCPIAVSARKLILQFCSLTGTIFLSDNGKMHEHHLLQLLSGMIDWIDPPDTVSKSIECGKSESEMLDGCRALLAIANVTTPFVFDQLLKSIRPFGALTLLSTLMCEVIKALMMSNTEEETWSWVARDILLDTWTALLVPFDSSGGKSMLPPEGVNAAGNLFALIVESELKAAVSSALTDDDDDDYLHTSISAMDERLSSYALIARGAIHVAIPLLTRLFSERFVRLDQGRGVIYPTEILEEVYSLLLIAGHVVADEGEGETPLMIHYFL